The following DNA comes from Verrucomicrobiia bacterium.
CGTCACCCTCCAGGGCGGGGACACCCCCGGCAACGCCTTCGAACAATGGGCCCGCGAGCAGGGCGTCACCGGGGAACACAACGACGACGATCGCGACGGCTATTCGAACCTCATGGAGTTCGCGCTCGGCACCGACCCCCGCATCCCCGATCCGCCAAACCTCATTCGCGGCACCCTGCTGACCGTCGGCGCCGACCGGCACCTCGCCCTCAGCGTCGAACGCCGCGCCCGCAATCCCGCCATCCAGTACGGGGTCGAGGTCGCCGACGATCTCGCGGGTCCCTGGATGTCCGGGCCCCCGCACACCCTCGGCATCGAGGACTCGCCGACCCGCCTCACCGTGCGCGACACCACCGCCCTCGCAGCGCGCCCCAAACGCTTCATGCGCCTGAAAGTGTCGCTGCTTGACCCGCCGCCGTAATCGACGCGATTGGAGGCTTGCGGAGGAGATCTCGGGCAATACGGTGCCTTCCATGTCGAACGTGGACGGGCGGTCGTCGGACGTTTCTGGCGATGCCCCGGAGACCCATGTCGTGACCCGGCTGATCGAGGCGATGGGACGGGGCGACGAGGAGGCCGGGGAGCGATTGATCGGGCTGGTGTACGAGGAGTTGAAGCGGATGGCGGCGTCGAAAATGGCGCGGGAGGACGCGGACCACACGTTGCAGCCGACGGCGCTGGTGCATGAGGCCTGGCTGCGGATTTCGGGTGCCGGTGGCGTGGAGTTCGAGAGCCGGGTTCACTTCTTCTCGGTGGCGGCGGAGGCGATGCGACGGATCCTGATCGAATCGGCCCGGCGCAAACTGGCCGCGAAGCGCGGGAGCCGGGCCGGGCGGGAGATCCTGCGCGAGGACCATTGGGTGACGGCGGCGCCCGCCGAGGAGGTGCTCGCGGTGCATGAGGCGCTGGGCCTGCTGGCGATCGAGG
Coding sequences within:
- a CDS encoding RNA polymerase subunit sigma encodes the protein MSNVDGRSSDVSGDAPETHVVTRLIEAMGRGDEEAGERLIGLVYEELKRMAASKMAREDADHTLQPTALVHEAWLRISGAGGVEFESRVHFFSVAAEAMRRILIESARRKLAAKRGSRAGREILREDHWVTAAPAEEVLAVHEALGLLAIEDRALAELVSLRYFAGMTMDEAAETLGLTVRTAERMWTYGRAWLRKAIGDRLPRG